A DNA window from Pseudomonas sp. B21-056 contains the following coding sequences:
- a CDS encoding LysR family transcriptional regulator, with protein sequence MDRLQAMRVFVTVVDLGSQSAAAEYLDLSRPVVSRYLAELEDWVGARLMHRTTRKLSLTAAGMETLPRCRQMLELSSDMQAAVSTPDDAPRGMLRISSSTSFGQAQLATAITEYVARYPGVSVDLQMLDRIVNLVDERIDLAIRMSNDLDPSLIARRLSICRSVICASPRYLGEHPAPQRVEDLSQHNCLTHAYVGKSLWHFEQDGEQVSVPVQGNISGNDASTLLRATIAGAGVAMLPSYQAGAHIKSGELVRLLTNAEPRQMNMYAVYASRRHMPSALRSLLDFLVVRFPETPGWDVGL encoded by the coding sequence ATGGATCGTCTCCAAGCAATGCGGGTGTTTGTCACCGTGGTGGACCTGGGCAGCCAGTCGGCGGCGGCCGAATACCTGGACCTGTCGCGGCCGGTGGTGTCGCGCTATCTGGCGGAACTGGAAGACTGGGTCGGTGCCCGATTGATGCACCGCACCACCCGCAAGCTGAGCCTGACAGCCGCCGGCATGGAGACATTGCCGCGCTGCCGGCAGATGCTGGAGCTGTCCAGCGACATGCAGGCGGCCGTCAGCACACCGGACGACGCCCCACGGGGCATGTTGCGCATCAGTTCCAGCACTTCGTTCGGCCAGGCCCAGTTGGCAACGGCCATTACCGAGTACGTCGCCCGTTATCCGGGGGTGAGTGTCGACCTGCAGATGCTCGATCGCATCGTGAACCTGGTGGATGAACGCATCGACCTGGCGATCCGCATGAGCAACGACCTGGACCCCAGCCTGATCGCCCGACGTCTCAGCATCTGCCGCTCGGTGATCTGTGCTTCACCCAGGTACCTGGGCGAACACCCGGCGCCGCAACGGGTCGAGGATCTGAGCCAGCACAACTGCCTGACCCATGCCTACGTGGGCAAGAGCCTCTGGCATTTCGAGCAGGACGGCGAGCAGGTCTCGGTGCCGGTGCAGGGCAATATCAGCGGCAATGACGCCAGCACCCTGCTACGGGCGACCATCGCCGGCGCCGGCGTGGCAATGCTGCCCAGCTACCAGGCCGGCGCCCACATCAAGAGTGGCGAACTGGTTCGCCTGCTGACCAACGCCGAGCCCCGGCAGATGAACATGTACGCGGTGTACGCTTCCCGCCGGCACATGCCGTCGGCGCTGCGCAGCCTGCTGGATTTCCTGGTGGTGAGGTTTCCCGAGACGCCGGGGTGGGATGTGGGGTTGTAA
- a CDS encoding sigma-54-dependent transcriptional regulator, translating to MRIHVSFIDRVGITQEVLALLGGRNLNLDAVEMVPPNVYIDAPTLSPQVLDELREALFSVRGVQAVTVVDILPGQRRHLQLDALLAAMTDPVLALDSAGNVLLANPALIALYGREPAGESVAGLFGDEALLGSLLENGFRLPLREITLNGQTLLLDATPITDAGALLTLYQPNRIGERLSALHHDHAEGFDALLGDSPAIRTLKARAQRVAALDAPLLIQGETGTGKELVARACHAISARHGAPFLALNCAALPENLAESELFGYAPGAFTGAQRGGKPGLMELANQGTVFLDEIGEMSPYLQAKLLRFLNDGSFRRVGGDREIKVNVRILSATHRNLEKMVNEGSFREDLFYRLNVLNVEVPPLRERGQDILLLARYFMQQACAQIQRPVCRLAPGTYPALLGNRWPGNVRQLQNVIFRAAAICESSLVDIGDLDIAGTSVARQGDVDVESLEQAMETFEKHLLESLYVNYPSTRQLASRLQTSHTAIAHRLRKYGISNKP from the coding sequence ATGCGTATCCACGTCAGTTTCATCGACCGCGTCGGCATCACCCAGGAAGTCCTGGCTTTGCTGGGTGGGCGCAATCTCAATCTGGATGCGGTGGAGATGGTGCCGCCCAACGTCTACATCGACGCCCCGACCCTCAGCCCGCAGGTGCTGGACGAGCTGCGCGAGGCGCTGTTCAGCGTGCGCGGGGTGCAGGCGGTCACCGTGGTGGACATCCTGCCGGGCCAGCGTCGGCATCTACAGCTCGATGCTTTGCTGGCGGCCATGACCGATCCGGTGCTGGCCCTCGACAGCGCCGGCAACGTGTTGCTGGCCAACCCCGCGCTGATTGCCCTGTACGGTCGCGAACCGGCCGGTGAAAGCGTGGCCGGGCTGTTCGGGGACGAGGCGCTGCTGGGCAGCTTGCTGGAGAATGGCTTTCGCTTGCCGCTGCGGGAAATCACCCTCAACGGCCAGACCTTGCTGCTGGACGCCACACCCATCACCGACGCCGGCGCGCTGCTCACGCTGTATCAGCCGAACCGCATCGGCGAACGCCTGTCGGCGCTGCACCACGACCATGCCGAAGGTTTTGACGCGCTGCTCGGCGACTCCCCGGCGATCCGCACCCTCAAGGCCCGGGCGCAACGGGTTGCGGCGCTGGATGCACCGCTGCTGATCCAGGGCGAAACCGGCACCGGCAAGGAGCTGGTGGCCCGGGCCTGCCATGCCATCAGCGCGCGGCATGGCGCGCCGTTCCTGGCCCTGAACTGCGCCGCGCTGCCGGAGAACCTGGCCGAAAGCGAACTGTTCGGCTATGCCCCCGGCGCCTTTACCGGCGCACAACGGGGCGGTAAACCGGGGCTGATGGAACTGGCGAACCAGGGCACGGTGTTCCTCGACGAAATCGGCGAGATGTCACCGTATCTGCAAGCCAAGCTGCTGCGTTTCCTCAACGACGGCAGCTTCCGCCGGGTCGGCGGCGACCGGGAAATCAAGGTCAACGTGCGGATCCTCAGCGCGACCCATCGCAATCTGGAGAAGATGGTCAACGAAGGTTCGTTCCGCGAAGACCTGTTCTATCGCCTGAACGTGCTCAACGTCGAAGTCCCGCCCCTGCGTGAGCGCGGCCAGGACATCCTGCTGCTGGCTCGGTATTTCATGCAGCAGGCCTGTGCGCAGATCCAGCGCCCGGTCTGTCGCCTGGCCCCCGGCACCTATCCGGCGCTGCTGGGCAACCGCTGGCCCGGCAACGTGCGGCAACTGCAGAACGTGATCTTCCGCGCCGCGGCCATTTGCGAAAGCAGCCTGGTGGACATCGGCGACCTGGACATCGCCGGCACCTCCGTCGCACGACAAGGCGATGTGGACGTCGAAAGCCTGGAACAGGCCATGGAAACCTTCGAGAAACACCTGCTCGAAAGCCTCTATGTCAACTACCCCTCCACCCGCCAGCTCGCCAGCCGCCTGCAAACATCCCACACGGCAATTGCCCATCGGTTGCGCAAGTATGGGATTTCCAACAAGCCGTAG